From Caldilineales bacterium:
ACCTCCCCGGCTTTTTCATCCAGGAGCGCCCGGTCCTCTATGCCGAGTGGAAAGCCTTCCTCGATGCCACCGGCTACCGCTGGCCCGGCCGTTGGTGGGCGGTGCGCAGGCGCGGCCTGGCCCGGCATTGGCGTCGCTTTGCCCCGGTCGGCGCCTATCCCGCGGCGATGGCAGACTACCCCATCGTCGATGTTTCTCAGGCCGACGCCCTGGCCTATGCCGGCTGGCTGGGCCAGGTGGATGGCCGGCCGTATACTCTCCCCACCGAGGAGCAGTGGGAGAAGGCCGCGCGCGGCCCCGACGGCCGCACCTTCCCCTGGGGCGAGGCCCCACCTCGGCCCGAGCTGATGCATCTCAGACCCACCCACACCCTCGGCCTGGACTATTACCTCAACAATCTGTTTCGCCGTCCAGGGGCAGAGCTGGCGCGCAGTGGCTGGTACTGGCGCCTCGGCCATCCCCTGCCGGTGGGCAGCATCCCGGCCAATCGCTCGCCCTACGGCTGTCTGGACATGGCGGGCAACATCTGGGAATGGACGCTCAGCCCGTACCACCCCGATGACCCCCGTTTTCATGTCGTCAAGGGCGGTTCATGGGGCTACAGCCCGCATCACACCGCCAGCAACGTCCGCAGCGCCTGTAGCATCACCATCCCCAGCGCCGATTATCGCGCCCAGGGCACCGGCTTTCGCCTGGTTGTGAACCCATGACATCACAGACGCGGGCGATGGGCCGCAGCCTCTCGCTCATCTCGCTCAACAAGGGCGTCCAGCTCATCGGCGGGGCGCTTTGGGCCTTGGTCATCCCCCGCTGGCTGGGGCCAGAGGCCTACGGCCGCTTCGCCCTGGCGACGGCCATCTCTCTGCTCCTGTGGTGGGTCGGCGACCTGGGCGGGTTGGAGGTTTTCGGGCGCTACATCCCCATCTGGCAGGAGCGGCAACCAGAACAGGCCCATAAGCTCTTCGGCCAGATGTTCTGGATCCGCTGTCTGATCGGCGCCAGTCTCGTCCCCCTGATGCTGGTGGTGGGGCCGTGGGTTGCGCCCTGGCTGCGGGGCTGGCCGGCGGCGCTGACCGGGTTGGCGGCCGGGCTGCATATCGCCTCCTGGACGAGCTATCACCTGTTGTACGCGCGCAAGGAGATGGGCAAATGGGCGGTTGAGCTTTCATGGCGCTTGATCACACAGCTTCCGCTCGTCCTGCTGGTGGGAAGATGGGGCCTGACCGCGCAGTTGGCCGCCTTCGTCGCCAACGAAGCCATCTATCTGGCCCTGGCGCTGTTCTGGACGCGCACCTGGTTCAGCCGGGCGACCCTGCGACCTGATTGGGCTTTCACGCGCCCGTTTCTGCGCCTGGGGGCCGGCTTCTGGGCCACCAACGCCGGCCTCATCATCCTTTTCCGCTCCGGCACCATCCTCGTGCAGCTGTTCACCGGCGACCCTGTGCAGGTTTCCTATTACGACCTGGCCCTGGTCGTCTTCTTCCTGGTCTACACCATCGTCGATCAACTCGTGCGCTCGTTTCTGCCTACCGTCAGCGAGTTCCACGAGGGCGGCCAGGGCGAGCGCGTGGCTTCCTGGCTGCAGACCGTCACACAATGGGGGGCGGCGGTGGGGGTGATGGCGGTTGTCGTTGCCCAGTATACCGCCCGCTGGATCATGCCCTTCGTCCTCGGCGCCGACTACGGCGATTCGGCGCGGGTCTTGCAGGTGATGCTGCTGGCGCTGCCGGCGCTGGTGCTGGTGAGCGTGGGGACGGTGGCCACCGCCATGCGCGCCAGTTCGCGGGCCAAGATCATCGCCATTGCCGTCGGCCTGCTGGTTTTCTATGGCAGCAGCCCGCTCCTGGGCCGCAGCCAAGGCGCCCTGGGTGTGTCCGGCTCGCTTTCGCTGGGGCTGGCAGGCTATGCCCTTGTGCTTTTTGCCTTCGTCCGGCATGATCTACGGGTTCGCTGGCTGGCGCTGTTCGGTCTTTTCGGCCTGGGCGCGCCGCTTCTGGCTGCCCAATCCTTGGTCACGGCGCACGGCTTTGGGCTGGCGATTGCTGCCTCTGCCCTTGCCGTCGCGCTCTATCTGGCGGCTGCCCTTGCCCTTCGCCTCCTCTCCCCCGCCCCGCTCCATCTCGCCCTGCGCCTGCTCTCACGCTCACGACCCGCCCCCTGACAGGCGATTTTCGGCCTGGTTCAACTTCCCGCACTTCGATCGCGACCAGTAATAGCGGGGTCGGCACCCCAACATGCGGCTTGTGTACATCAAACCCGCACGTAGGCGTGCTCACTCCGCAAGTGACGGAACACGGAACACGGAACACGGAACACGGAACACGCCACCCGTTCGCACGTAGGCGTGCTCACTCCGCTGGATGCTTCACGGAACACGGAACACGAAACCCCCATGCTCACCCTCAACTCCCACCCCACCCACTCCCCTCGCACCGCCCATGAGATCACCGAGGGCCAGGCCATCCTCGTCAACCTCAACACCGGCTTCCTGTTCTCGCTCAACACCACCGGCGCCTTCCTTTGGCAGCGACTCGACGGCCACACCAGCCTGGGCGCCATCGCTGCCGACCTCGCCGCCGCCTATGAGGTCGCAACCAGCGTCACCGAGCCGGATGTACTGGAACTGGCGAACGAGCTGCTGAAGGAAGGATTGATTCAGGCTGGTTGAAATCGGTTATTGGTTATTGGTTATTGAATCGCGCATTCTCCAATAACCAATAACCAATTACCAATGACCAATTACCAACATGTGCGGCATCGCCGGCCTCTACCATCCCGATCTCCCCGCGCCCGATCTCAATCCGGCCCTGGCGGCGCTGGCCCACCGCGGGCCGGATGATGCCGGCCTCTGGCAAGGCCAGGCGGCCTCGGTCGGCGCTTGCCGGCTGGCGATCATCGACCTGAGCGGCGGGCGCCAGCCGGTTGCCAACGAAGATGGGGGCGTGGTGGCGGTTCAGAACGGCGAAATCTACAACTATCTGGAACTGATGGCCGAGCTGGAGACGCTCGGCCATCGTTTTAGCAGCCGCAGCGACACCGAGGTGCTGGTCCACGCCTGGGAACAGTGGGGGGTGGGGTGTGTCGAGCAATTTCGGGGCATGTTCGCCCTCGCCATCCACGACCGGCGCCGCCGCAGCCTGTTCCTGGCCCGCGACCGTTTTGGCATCAAGCCGCTTTACCTGGCCGGCAGCGGCCGCGCCCTTGCCTTTGCCTCCGAACTCCCTGCCCTCCTGACCCTGCTGCCTGAGCGCCCGACCCTCAACCCCGCCCCCCTCGCCCGACTGCTCAGCCTGGGCTGGGTTCCCGGCCCGGCGACGCTCTACCGGGGCGTCGAGCACCTGCCGCCGGCGCACAGCTTGCTGCTGGATGAGGATGGCGCCAGCCTCCGCCGCTACTGGCAGCCCGAACCGTCTCCTCGGCCGGCGTTACGGTCGGGCGAGGAAATCATCGCGCAGTTGGATGGCCTTCTGCAAGAGACGGTGAACCTCCATCTGCGCAGCGACGTGCCCGTGGGCGCCTTGCTCAGCGGCGGCATCGACTCCGGTGTGCTCGTCGCCCTCATGCGCCGCAGCGGGCATCCCAACCTGCGCACCTTCAACATCGGTTTCGACCACGCCGGCTACGACGAGACCGGCTTCGCCCAACTCGCCGCCGGGCATCTCGGTGTGCAACATCATACACTTCGTTTCGAGGCGGGCGCCGGTGACGAGGCGTTCGACCTGTTGCCCGATCTGGTTGGCCGCTATGGTCAGCCGGTCGGCAGCGCCACTCATCTGGCGATCTGGCTGCTGTACCGCGCCTGCGCCGCCGCCGGGCTGAAGGTCATCCTTACCGGCGAAGGCGCCGACGAACTGTTCGGCGGCTATCAGTGGTACGCCGGCGAGACGAGATTGGCCGCCGCTCGCGCCTGGCCCGACCCCTTTCGCCGCCTTGCCGCCCGCGCCGCCGGACTTCTCGGCATCTCGCCCACCGCCGCCGACCTGCTGCGCCAGCCACGGCTGCCGCTCGTGGATCGCTATCGCCGTTGGCTGACCCCACACAGCTTCGCTCAGGCCGCCGCCTGGCTTCATCCCGACCTCCGCGCCCAGGCCGACCTCACCCTGCCCTGGGCGCCCCCTGCCGCCGACCTGCACCCCCTTCAGGCCATGACGCTGCTCGACCTGCAGAGCCGTCTGCCCGACTTCATCAACCTGGAAGTCGACCGCATGAGCATGGCCCATAGCGTCGAGGCCCGCGTCCCTTTCCTCGACCACCGCCTGTGGGAGGCCGTCCTCTCTTGGGAGCCATCGCTGAACTTGAGAAACGGTCTCGAGAAAGGCTTACTGCGCCAGATCGCCCGCCCCCTCCTGCCCCCGGCCATCGTCCAGCGCCGCAAACAGGGGCTGGCCTCGCCCCACGCCGCCTGGTGGCGCCGCCAGCGCCTGCCCGACTGGGCCGAAGACCTGCTCCAACCCGCGGCCCTGGCCAGCGCCGGCCTCTTTCATCCCCCCGCCGTTCTCTCGCTGCGCCAGGCCCACCGCTCCGGCCAGATGGACGCGGCCACCCCCCTGACGGCGATGCTGACGGCGCAGGTGTGGGCGGGATGGTAGAGCTTGTCGGTCTTGTGGTGTTGTGAGATACTTTGTTGCGTGTTCCGTGTTGCGTGTTGCGTGTTGCGTAGTTTATCCGTGTTTTTTCCCATTTGTGTCATGATCGAGGTGAAACAATGTTCCCCGAATTACAGCATTATTGGCATCGGATCGATGATCTGCGGCGGCAGGTGGGGCGGCTGGTGGCCGATTTACCTGCCGAAGCCCTGAACTGGCGGCCGTTGCCGCAGGTGGACGATCACGCCATGAATTCGTTGGCGGCGATGGCCGCGCACATCGCCGGGGCCGAGCATTTCTGGATCGCCGAGGTTGTGGGCGGTTATCCCCCCACCCGCGACCGCGCAGCCGAGTTCGGGTTGGTTGTGGACGGCCCAGCGCCGTTGTTGGCCCGGCTGGAGGCGGTGGAGAAGGAGACGGCGGCCGTGTTCGAGCGGTTGACGCCGTCCGACCTGGAGGGGACGCGCATCGCCCACGACAAGCCGCTGCCCGTGCGCTGGAGCATCCTGCACACCATCGACCACAGCGCCCTGCACCTGGGCCACATGCAGATCACCTACCAGCTGTGGATGGGTGGGCGCAGTATGCCCTCCCCGCGCTGGTTCGAGCGGCTGCCGAAAGCGTGATTCTTACTCGTAGTAACGACTTTAGTCGTTTTTGCTATCATGAACGACTAAAGTCGTTACTACGAGGTTTACTGCTTTTTCTCTCTTTCCCCCGGAGAAAACCATGAAAATTCGCCGACTGGTCGCTTTGATCCGATTGAATGTCTTTGCCTTGTCGTTGATCGTCGTCCTGGTATCCGTCCTCCCTGCCTTCGCCCACGGCCCCGCCGACCCCGACGACAATGTCTCGACCAAAGACCTGATCCGCTCGTTGGCCGCCGCGCGTCCGTGGACGGCCGCCGAGATGGAGGCTGCCATCCCGCTGCCCTATCCCACGCGCGACGGCTCGGCGCCCCAGGGATTGACCGCGCAAGGCGGGGTTCCCACCGGCCCGGCCGGGTTCATACCATCGCTCGCGCCGGCGGGTGCGCGGCTGTATGTGGCGCCGATGCCAGCGGCGGCCCCAGCCGGCGCCGCCGCTGGCTACGGCTACCCGCCGCCCTTCGACCGCTACCAGCCTTACGTGCAGCCGCGCTACCTGTTCCCGCTCAAGGCCGTGGGACGCCTGTTTTTCGAGAGCGGCGGGGTCAAGTACTCCTGCTCGGCCGCTTCGGTGGGCAACTACGCCATCTGGACGGCCGGGCACTGTGTCCACAGCGGCGACGGCAGCAGCGAGGGCTGGGCGCAGCGCATGGTCTTCGTCCCGGCCTATCACGACGGCCGCGCCCCCTATGGCCAGTGGGCGATGGCCACCCTGTGGACGAAGCGTGAATGGTACGAGAGCGGTGATTTCCGCCATGACATGGGCGGGGCGGTGCTGAAGAAGTTGAACGGCAATAAGATCAGCAAGGTGGTGGGCGCGCTGGGCTTTGCCTGGAACCAGCCTCTGGCCGTGCACTGGCATGCAGTGGGCTACCCGGCGGGTGCTCCCTATAATGGCAAGCGCCAGTTCATCTGCCTGGCCTCCTACGCCGCCAGCGATAGCTCGATGGGCGACCCGGCCCCGACCGGGATCGGCTGCGACCTGACGCCGGGCGTCAGCGGCGGGCCGTGGATACAGACTTTCAAGCCGAACACGGCCGGCGGGGCCAATTTCGTCAACGGCAACTACTCCTACGGCTATCTGGACGAGCCACTGCAAATCTACTCGCCCTACTTTGATGACAATGCCAAGGGTTTGTACGATGCGCTGACGGGCGATGCCCCGTGAAGAAACGCCCGCCAGTTGACAGGTTTTGCAAAACCTGTCAACTCTCGCGCTATCATGCCGCGGTTGTAGCTTGACCCACACTCGCAAGGAATTCGAGCCATGGATGCTGTCGAAACGCAATTGGAGATTCTGATTGAGGAGGCAGGCGGCGACGCCGAAGAGTTGGACCGGCTGACCGCCTACGTTCAGCGCGATTTACGGGAGTTGGGCGCCAGCAGCGTGGAGCGGACGGCGGGCCAGGCGGCGCCTGACGAGGCGCCTGAGTTCGCCAAAGGCGACCCTTTTACGTTAGGTGCGCTGGCCCTGGTGGTGGCGCCGGTGCTGCTCCCCAAGATACTCGAGTTCCTGCAAGCCATTGTGTTGCGGCAGACAATTTGAGATAAGAGGAGTTGCAGGAGCGACGCAGAAGGGTATACTGAGAGACAGGACGATTTGACAATGCTATCAATAATGGTATCATATCGGTATGGCCCACATTGACGACATCCTTGCCGAGATGCGCCAGAACCCCAGAGGAATACGCTTTCGAGACCTGTGCCAGGTGTGTGACTTCTATTTCGGTACAGCTCGACAGACCGGCGGCAGCCATCGCGTGTACAAGACGCCGTGGCAAGGAGACCCTCGGGTCAACATTCAGGAGCACCAGGGCAGGGCCAAGCCTTACCAGGTGCGCCAAGTTCTGAAGGCTATCGAGAGGCTTGAAGCAGACCATGACTCTAATGCATGATCGTTTCACTTACCGCGTCACCTGGTCAGAGGAAGACGAAGAGTACGTTGGCCTGTGTGCCGAGTTTCCCAGCCTGAGCTGGCTGGCTGGCTCGCCCGAAAAGGTGTTGGCTGGGATTCGGACGCTTGTGGCTGAGGTGGTGGCTGATATGCAGGCCAACGGCGAGACGGCGCCTGAACCAATCGCCACCCGACGGTATAGCGGCCGATTCATGGTGCGCATTCCCCCCGAGCTGCATCGGCGCCTGGCTCTCGAAGCAGCGGAGGCGGGCGTTAGCCTCAACCGGCTGGCCAGCGCAAAGCTCACGCAGTAGACAGAGGGGCGCTACTTGGCCCGATCGCAGCAGGCCGACTGTTCAGGCGCCTGATGTCTTGGCGCGGCCGGGTGAGAGCTGGACAGAGATCGCCAAAAGATCAACAACAGGCCGCAGATGCACCCCTATCTCTTCTCACGCCGGCGGATGAGGTCGGCGCCACTCACCAGCAGCAACGAGAGCACGCCCAACACCAGGGCGGCGCTGTACGCAGCCACATACTGGCGCTCGTCGAGGGCGCGGAAGATGTAGAGCGTAGCCGTCTCGGTGCGGCCCTTGACCCCGCCGCCCACCACCAACACGGCCCCGAACTCGCCCAGGGCGCGGGCAAAAGTCAGGGTGAGGCCGTAGATCATCCCCCAGCGCAGGGCGGGCAGCGTCACCCGGCGGAAGGTTTGCCAGCCGCTGGCGCCTAGCGTGGCCGCCGCCTGCTCCTGCTGGATGCCGAAGGCCTCCAACACCGGGATCAGCTCGCGGATCATGAACGGCAGGGTGACGAAGATCGTCGCCAGCACCATGCCCGGCATGGCGAAGACGATCTTGATATCGAGGGCGCTGAGAATCGGCCCCAGCAGCCCGTTGCGCCCGAACAGCAGCAGCAGCATATAGCCCACCACCACCGGCGAAACGGCAAACGGCATGTCGATCAGGCCGTTGAGGATGGCTTTGCCGCGGAACTCGTGCCGCACCAGCACCCAGGCCACGGCCACGCCGCCCACGGTGTGCACTGCGACCGTGATCAGGCTGATGACCAGCGTCAGACGGAAGGCGGCCAGCACGTCGGGCTGGGTGAGGGCGTCGAGGATGGCGCCCACGCCTTCGCCAAAGGCCCCCGCCACCAATCCCGCCAGCGGCGCCAGGATCAAAAAGGCAGCATAGGCCAGGGCGACGCCGATGAGCAAACGCCTTCCCCAGGTGCTGCCGCGGGGAGCGGGACCCGCCCCTTGTTTCATTCCCGGCCTCGCTTGCGATAACGTTGGATGAGGGCGACGAGGGCGATGGCGCTGAAAGCGATCGCCATCATGGCAATCGACATGGCGCTGGCCCCCAGCCGGTTCTCCGACTCGACCTCGCCCAAGACATAGACGGCGGCCGTCTGCGAATAGAGCGGGATGTTCCCGGCCACGATGACGATGGCGCCGAACTCGCCGATGGCCCGCGCAAAGCTGAGCAGGGCGCCGCTGGTCAGGGGCAGGACCAGCGGCGGCAGAGTGACGCGGCGGAAAATCGTCCAGGAATTGGCCCCCAGGGTGGCGGCTGCATCCTCCTGCGCCCGGTCCAGTTCCAGCAGCACCGGCTGCACGGCCCGCACCACGAAGGGGAAGGTGATGAACAGCAGGGCCAGGACGATGCCCGGCGGCGCAAAAATGATCCGCCAGCCCCATGTCTCCTTCAGCCAGGCGCCCACGGCCGCTTGCGGCCCGTAGAGCACCACCAACATCACGCCGGTGACGAGGGTGGGGATGGCCAGGGGCAGGTCGACGATGGCATTGAGCCAGGGTTTGAGGGGAAAATCGTAGCGCACCAGGACGAAGGCCGTCAGGGCGCCCATGACGGTGTTGATCAGCACCATCGCCGCCGAGGTCCACAGGGTCAGCTTGAGGGCGGCCCAGGCGATGGGCTGCGAAATCTGTGCGAGAAGCCCGCCCAGCCCCGCGCGCAATCCATCCTGCAGGATGACGAGCAGCGGTATGATCAACAGCAGCGCCAGGTAAGAGAAGGCGGCGGCGCGCACCTCCCATTGCCGGCGGGCTGTGGTCGCGGCTTCCTCGCGACCGGGGCGGGCAACGGCGGTCATGGCGCGGTGTTCAGGCGCTGGACTTGCGAGACCAGGCGGGTGTAGATGCCGTCGCCGCCGAAGAATTCGGGTGTGACTTTGTCCCAGCCGCCAAGATCGGCGATGGTGAAGATGTCGGCGACGGCGGGATACGCAGCGGCGGCCGCCACAGCGCCATCGACCGAGCGCAACCCGTGCCTGGCAAAGACCGATTGCGCCGCCGGCGTGAACAGGAAGTCGACGAAGGCTTCCGCCGCCGCGCGCGTGCCGTGCTTATCGGCATAGACATCGACCACGGCCACCGGGTTCTCGATCAGGATGGTGGAGGTGGGGATGATGTACTCGTAGTCCTGCCCGGCCTGTTGCCCCACCAGGATCTCGTTCTCATAGGTGATGATGGCATCCCCCACGCCTTTCTCGAAGTTGGTGATGCTCTCGCGCGCCCCCTTGTCCATGACCGTGACATTGTTGAGCACACTCAACAGGAACTGCTGCGCCGCTGCCTCGTCGCCCGCCGGCACGCCCTCCACCTGCCCGCGCCGGGCGGCGCCATACAGGGCCAGGATGTTCCACATGGCGCCGCCGCTGGTCTTGGGGTTGGGCGTCAGCACCTCCAGGCCGGGTCTGGCCAGGTCGGCCCAATCGGTGATGGCTTCGGGATTGCCCTTGCGCACGCCGATGACGGCGATCGAGTCAGTGACCATGCCGTGGGCAGGGCCGAGGCGCCAGTCATGCTTGATCAGCCCGGCCTGCTCGATCCGGTTGATGTCGGCCTCCAACGACAGCGCGGCGATGTCGGCCTCGAAGCCTTCGACGATGGCGCGTGACTGCGCCCCCGAACCCAGGTAGGATTCCTCGAACACCACCTCCTGGCCGGTCTGCGCCTGCCACTGCTGCTGGAAGAGGGGGATCAGCTCGCTGTAGGCCTCGCGCGGGGTGGTGTAGGCGCCGAGGACGAGCTTGACCTGGCCGTTGCCGGCCGCTTCAGGCGTGTCCGCTGCCCCGCCGCACGCCGCCAGCACAACGGCGGCGAGCAGAGCGATGGAGAGTGAAATCA
This genomic window contains:
- the modB gene encoding molybdate ABC transporter permease subunit — its product is MKQGAGPAPRGSTWGRRLLIGVALAYAAFLILAPLAGLVAGAFGEGVGAILDALTQPDVLAAFRLTLVISLITVAVHTVGGVAVAWVLVRHEFRGKAILNGLIDMPFAVSPVVVGYMLLLLFGRNGLLGPILSALDIKIVFAMPGMVLATIFVTLPFMIRELIPVLEAFGIQQEQAAATLGASGWQTFRRVTLPALRWGMIYGLTLTFARALGEFGAVLVVGGGVKGRTETATLYIFRALDERQYVAAYSAALVLGVLSLLLVSGADLIRRREKR
- a CDS encoding type II toxin-antitoxin system HicB family antitoxin, with the translated sequence MTLMHDRFTYRVTWSEEDEEYVGLCAEFPSLSWLAGSPEKVLAGIRTLVAEVVADMQANGETAPEPIATRRYSGRFMVRIPPELHRRLALEAAEAGVSLNRLASAKLTQ
- a CDS encoding lipopolysaccharide biosynthesis protein; protein product: MTSQTRAMGRSLSLISLNKGVQLIGGALWALVIPRWLGPEAYGRFALATAISLLLWWVGDLGGLEVFGRYIPIWQERQPEQAHKLFGQMFWIRCLIGASLVPLMLVVGPWVAPWLRGWPAALTGLAAGLHIASWTSYHLLYARKEMGKWAVELSWRLITQLPLVLLVGRWGLTAQLAAFVANEAIYLALALFWTRTWFSRATLRPDWAFTRPFLRLGAGFWATNAGLIILFRSGTILVQLFTGDPVQVSYYDLALVVFFLVYTIVDQLVRSFLPTVSEFHEGGQGERVASWLQTVTQWGAAVGVMAVVVAQYTARWIMPFVLGADYGDSARVLQVMLLALPALVLVSVGTVATAMRASSRAKIIAIAVGLLVFYGSSPLLGRSQGALGVSGSLSLGLAGYALVLFAFVRHDLRVRWLALFGLFGLGAPLLAAQSLVTAHGFGLAIAASALAVALYLAAALALRLLSPAPLHLALRLLSRSRPAP
- a CDS encoding DinB family protein, with translation MFPELQHYWHRIDDLRRQVGRLVADLPAEALNWRPLPQVDDHAMNSLAAMAAHIAGAEHFWIAEVVGGYPPTRDRAAEFGLVVDGPAPLLARLEAVEKETAAVFERLTPSDLEGTRIAHDKPLPVRWSILHTIDHSALHLGHMQITYQLWMGGRSMPSPRWFERLPKA
- a CDS encoding formylglycine-generating enzyme family protein, with the protein product MVYIPPGPFVYGPEVVYERRQGARPLRLQTTLDLPGFFIQERPVLYAEWKAFLDATGYRWPGRWWAVRRRGLARHWRRFAPVGAYPAAMADYPIVDVSQADALAYAGWLGQVDGRPYTLPTEEQWEKAARGPDGRTFPWGEAPPRPELMHLRPTHTLGLDYYLNNLFRRPGAELARSGWYWRLGHPLPVGSIPANRSPYGCLDMAGNIWEWTLSPYHPDDPRFHVVKGGSWGYSPHHTASNVRSACSITIPSADYRAQGTGFRLVVNP
- a CDS encoding sulfate ABC transporter permease subunit is translated as MTAVARPGREEAATTARRQWEVRAAAFSYLALLLIIPLLVILQDGLRAGLGGLLAQISQPIAWAALKLTLWTSAAMVLINTVMGALTAFVLVRYDFPLKPWLNAIVDLPLAIPTLVTGVMLVVLYGPQAAVGAWLKETWGWRIIFAPPGIVLALLFITFPFVVRAVQPVLLELDRAQEDAAATLGANSWTIFRRVTLPPLVLPLTSGALLSFARAIGEFGAIVIVAGNIPLYSQTAAVYVLGEVESENRLGASAMSIAMMAIAFSAIALVALIQRYRKRGRE
- the asnB gene encoding asparagine synthase (glutamine-hydrolyzing); this encodes MCGIAGLYHPDLPAPDLNPALAALAHRGPDDAGLWQGQAASVGACRLAIIDLSGGRQPVANEDGGVVAVQNGEIYNYLELMAELETLGHRFSSRSDTEVLVHAWEQWGVGCVEQFRGMFALAIHDRRRRSLFLARDRFGIKPLYLAGSGRALAFASELPALLTLLPERPTLNPAPLARLLSLGWVPGPATLYRGVEHLPPAHSLLLDEDGASLRRYWQPEPSPRPALRSGEEIIAQLDGLLQETVNLHLRSDVPVGALLSGGIDSGVLVALMRRSGHPNLRTFNIGFDHAGYDETGFAQLAAGHLGVQHHTLRFEAGAGDEAFDLLPDLVGRYGQPVGSATHLAIWLLYRACAAAGLKVILTGEGADELFGGYQWYAGETRLAAARAWPDPFRRLAARAAGLLGISPTAADLLRQPRLPLVDRYRRWLTPHSFAQAAAWLHPDLRAQADLTLPWAPPAADLHPLQAMTLLDLQSRLPDFINLEVDRMSMAHSVEARVPFLDHRLWEAVLSWEPSLNLRNGLEKGLLRQIARPLLPPAIVQRRKQGLASPHAAWWRRQRLPDWAEDLLQPAALASAGLFHPPAVLSLRQAHRSGQMDAATPLTAMLTAQVWAGW
- a CDS encoding PqqD family protein — its product is MLTLNSHPTHSPRTAHEITEGQAILVNLNTGFLFSLNTTGAFLWQRLDGHTSLGAIAADLAAAYEVATSVTEPDVLELANELLKEGLIQAG
- a CDS encoding sulfate ABC transporter substrate-binding protein; translated protein: MSNRLISLSIALLAAVVLAACGGAADTPEAAGNGQVKLVLGAYTTPREAYSELIPLFQQQWQAQTGQEVVFEESYLGSGAQSRAIVEGFEADIAALSLEADINRIEQAGLIKHDWRLGPAHGMVTDSIAVIGVRKGNPEAITDWADLARPGLEVLTPNPKTSGGAMWNILALYGAARRGQVEGVPAGDEAAAQQFLLSVLNNVTVMDKGARESITNFEKGVGDAIITYENEILVGQQAGQDYEYIIPTSTILIENPVAVVDVYADKHGTRAAAEAFVDFLFTPAAQSVFARHGLRSVDGAVAAAAAYPAVADIFTIADLGGWDKVTPEFFGGDGIYTRLVSQVQRLNTAP